The DNA sequence CATTGACTAATCCATCGCTCACACTTTGAGAAAGGGGGACGATCACGTCTCCCTTTTTGGTTTTTGGGGCTTCCCGATTTGGCCGAACTTCTGATCCCTTCGATTTTCAACCAAAAAGCATGAAACCGCCGTCAGGAGCAGGTTCATGCTTTTGTAGGATGAGCCAAGTGGAAGAAAGGAGGCTACTCGAATCGTTTGATGAGCGATAGTTGGGTGACTTCGCCGTTTTGGTCAATGATTTCAAAGGTTCCGACTTCTCCATCCCAAGCGCGTACAATCTGCATTTCCACAGGGGCATAGATAGAATGCCTGAAAATGTTGTTGCCATTCTTGAGGGTGATGATCAGCTGATTGCCAGTATTGACGGGGTCGTATTCCGCATCAACGAATTCCATGTCTCGTGCTACGATGGCTCCCTGTGTAGTCAGGATCGTCATCCGTCCCTCATTACCGCTGGTGAAGGTCTGGAGCCTATTTTGCCATTCATCATAAGGAATTGCCTGTCTGCTTCCCATCATTCATTGAATTAGGTGAAAGGATGATTCCATAGGGCGAAATCAACGACCTAATCCAAACTGACAGCCTTGACAGAGGT is a window from the Pontibacter sp. G13 genome containing:
- a CDS encoding DUF5335 family protein — translated: MMGSRQAIPYDEWQNRLQTFTSGNEGRMTILTTQGAIVARDMEFVDAEYDPVNTGNQLIITLKNGNNIFRHSIYAPVEMQIVRAWDGEVGTFEIIDQNGEVTQLSLIKRFE